The Bombus huntii isolate Logan2020A chromosome 11, iyBomHunt1.1, whole genome shotgun sequence genome includes a window with the following:
- the LOC126871391 gene encoding waprin-Phi1-like has product MKLLTMVLVSTLSLATTLAQSRYEPFAEKPGSCPPPLPVQICSQSCFSDSQCLGIGKCCPTNCGGSVCTKPVTMRQTVPIEKPGSCPAKPKGRWVCSPTCSVDNDCRGTMKCCKNRCGALACQKPDVEVAEFADESEDFYNNPRNPYINSRDPNNYLRYYFNK; this is encoded by the exons atgaaattgctTACGATGGTCTTGGTGTCTACGTTGTCTTTGGCCACAACGCTTGCTCAATCCAG GTACGAACCTTTTGCTGAGAAACCAGGTTCCTGTCCACCACCTTTGCCAGTGCAGATTTGTAGTCAATCTTGTTTCTCTGACTCACAGTGCTTAGGAATTGGCAAATGTTGTCCAACCAATTGTGGAGGCTCTGTTTGCACAAAACCTGTTACCATGAGGCAAACAGTTCCTATCG AGAAACCAGGTTCGTGTCCAGCGAAACCAAAAGGAAGATGGGTGTGCTCACCAACCTGCAGTGTTGACAATGATTGTAGAGGAACAATGAAATGTTGCAAAAATAGGTGTGGAGCATTGGCATGTCAAAAACCAGATGTTGAGGTGGCTGAATTTGCAGACGAATCGGAAGACTTTTATAATAATCCCAGGAATCCTTACATCAATTCCAGAGATCCAAATAATTATCTAcgttattatttcaataagtaa